From one Acidimicrobiales bacterium genomic stretch:
- a CDS encoding VIT1/CCC1 transporter family protein translates to MSPLEPDPDESTDAVGPGSAPAGSAAGEGPVPKHQHRDVQGGVARAAVFGASDGLVSNVSLILGVAGASPGAGVVRLAGLAGWIAGAISMAAGEYGSMKAQTELLEHELNLERIELHRNPVVETRELAELYQSRGLEPELARELATAMMRDPETALEAHAREELGIDPEALGSPVGAALASFGTFSIGALLPLLPWLIGSGTAAVVWSVVLGLLGAATVGILLARSTHGSYVRMVARYVGIAVLASSVTYLVGSLVGVSTG, encoded by the coding sequence GTGTCCCCGCTCGAGCCCGACCCCGACGAGTCCACCGACGCCGTCGGCCCGGGATCGGCGCCGGCCGGGAGCGCGGCCGGCGAGGGACCCGTCCCCAAGCACCAGCACCGCGATGTCCAGGGCGGTGTGGCGCGCGCCGCCGTCTTCGGGGCGAGTGACGGCCTGGTCTCCAACGTCTCGCTCATCCTGGGCGTCGCCGGCGCCAGCCCGGGTGCAGGCGTCGTCCGCCTGGCCGGCCTCGCCGGCTGGATCGCCGGCGCCATCTCGATGGCCGCCGGCGAGTACGGCTCCATGAAGGCGCAGACCGAGCTGCTCGAGCACGAGCTCAACCTCGAGCGCATCGAGCTGCACCGCAACCCCGTGGTCGAGACCCGCGAGCTCGCCGAGCTCTACCAGTCTCGAGGGCTAGAGCCCGAGCTCGCTCGCGAGCTGGCCACGGCCATGATGCGTGATCCCGAGACGGCACTGGAGGCGCACGCCCGCGAGGAGCTGGGCATCGACCCGGAGGCGCTGGGATCGCCCGTCGGCGCCGCCCTCGCCAGCTTCGGCACCTTCTCCATCGGGGCCTTGCTGCCGCTGCTGCCGTGGCTGATCGGCAGCGGCACGGCCGCGGTGGTCTGGTCGGTCGTCCTCGGCCTCCTGGGCGCCGCCACGGTCGGGATCCTCCTCGCCCGCTCCACGCACGGGTCCTACGTGCGCATGGTGGCGCGCTACGTCGGCATCGCCGTGCTCGCCAGCAGCGTGACCTACCTCGTCGGGTCGCTCGTGGGGGTCTCGACCGGCTGA
- the mshD gene encoding mycothiol synthase: MPDALSVRTADVPAIPGTADAEAPTWAMAERADWVVAHARCDRDGDLTLLLEDDLAGSDAATVAAALVDHLRDHAGARVVRWFVRGARARDEAVAARLALAPSRELCQMRVPLPLPGGRAPVLPWRAFVPGQDEQAWVTVNNRAFADHRDQGGRTVEDLLALEAEPWFDPAGFLLHHDETGALDGFCWTKVHRDADPPLGEIYVIGVDPRAHGQGLGRALVLTGLDWLQRTGLGQGMLYVDADNVAAVALYRSLGFVAVSRDVEFRAG; this comes from the coding sequence ATGCCCGACGCTCTCTCCGTCCGCACGGCCGACGTCCCGGCCATTCCGGGGACCGCCGACGCCGAGGCACCCACGTGGGCCATGGCCGAGCGGGCCGACTGGGTGGTCGCCCACGCCCGCTGCGACCGCGACGGCGACCTCACCCTGCTCCTCGAGGACGACCTCGCCGGGTCCGACGCCGCCACCGTCGCCGCCGCTCTCGTCGACCACCTGCGGGACCACGCTGGCGCACGGGTGGTGCGGTGGTTCGTGCGCGGCGCCCGGGCGCGGGACGAGGCCGTGGCCGCCCGGCTCGCCCTGGCACCGTCACGCGAGCTGTGCCAGATGCGGGTGCCGCTCCCGCTCCCCGGCGGTCGAGCCCCGGTGCTTCCGTGGCGGGCCTTCGTGCCCGGCCAGGATGAGCAGGCCTGGGTGACGGTCAACAACCGGGCCTTCGCCGACCACCGCGATCAGGGAGGCCGGACCGTCGAGGACCTCCTCGCCCTCGAAGCCGAGCCGTGGTTCGACCCCGCCGGCTTCCTCCTGCACCACGACGAGACCGGCGCGCTCGACGGGTTCTGCTGGACCAAGGTGCATCGAGACGCCGACCCTCCCCTCGGCGAGATCTACGTGATCGGGGTCGATCCGCGGGCGCACGGGCAGGGCCTCGGTCGGGCGCTGGTGCTCACCGGCCTGGACTGGCTGCAGCGGACGGGCCTCGGCCAGGGGATGCTCTACGTCGACGCCGACAACGTGGCCGCCGTGGCGCTGTACCGGTCGCTCGGGTTCGTGGCCGTGTCCCGCGACGTGGAGTTCCGGGCGGGCTGA